A genomic region of Capnocytophaga canimorsus contains the following coding sequences:
- a CDS encoding potassium channel family protein, with amino-acid sequence MKFIIVGLGNFGASLAQKLTQQGNEVIGIDSSMAKVTALKDKISHTICMNAIDEQTVCDLPLKNTDIVIVCIGEDQGTNVLVSALFKNLGVKRLISRSINALHENILRAIGVDDIVRPEEESAERWTKKLTLKGVVDSFELNKNYSIVEIRTPKAFIGKAIEEIGLRENFNIVILTILNQSEETSFLGKTKTLTHVQGVPDPKIKLSEEDILVVYGSNSDLYRFMK; translated from the coding sequence ATGAAATTTATCATAGTAGGATTAGGAAATTTTGGAGCTTCATTGGCTCAAAAACTAACTCAGCAGGGCAACGAGGTAATCGGTATTGATTCAAGTATGGCGAAAGTAACCGCCTTAAAAGATAAAATATCGCATACTATCTGTATGAATGCCATTGATGAGCAAACGGTTTGCGATTTACCTCTTAAAAATACAGATATTGTCATTGTTTGTATCGGTGAAGACCAAGGCACTAATGTGTTAGTAAGTGCTTTGTTTAAAAATTTAGGAGTAAAACGTTTAATTAGTCGTTCAATTAATGCTCTCCACGAAAATATTTTACGAGCTATTGGTGTAGATGATATCGTTCGTCCTGAGGAAGAATCTGCCGAACGCTGGACAAAAAAACTAACTCTTAAAGGTGTAGTTGATTCCTTTGAACTGAATAAAAATTATAGTATTGTAGAGATACGAACCCCTAAGGCATTTATTGGAAAAGCCATCGAAGAAATTGGGCTTCGTGAAAATTTTAATATAGTGATACTAACCATATTAAACCAATCAGAAGAAACCTCATTTTTAGGAAAAACAAAAACCTTAACGCACGTTCAAGGAGTTCCTGACCCCAAAATAAA